DNA from Helicobacteraceae bacterium:
GCCGCGAAAAAACGGCTGGTTATCCTGGCGCAGAGCGAAGGCTATTACGATACGTTAGCCGAAGTCGTCCCGACTTTCGAGGCAAATAAAGTTTATCTTGAGGTTACATACGCGAAGGGCAGTCAGATTACCATAAAAGAGAGCCGTTTCAACGGCGCGAACAGCTTTGACAAAAACGATCTGCAAAAGAAGCTCGCCAACAAAGAGGCGCAGTTTATGGGCTGGTTTCCCGGTCGTAGCAACGGCGCTTTGCGATTGTTGGAACTGCCTTACGACGGCGCGAGACTAAAGGATTTCTACCTATCCAACGGCTACTTGGACGCGGAGATAAGCGATCCGTTTTTAGAGGTCGATTTCGATACCTATTTCGCGACGCTGGAATACGACGTAATCGAAGGAGAGCCTTACAATGTCGATAAAATAACGATAACTGCCGTAGATCGCCGCGTCGATTTTTCCTATATGATCGAGGACCTTAAACTGAAAACAGGGCGCCGATTCAGCTCGGAAAAAATGCGATCGGATATAGACAAGATTTTTGAAGAGGCGGCGCAAGACGGCTACGCCTTCGCCCGCGTTTCGCCCGATATACGAAAAGACGAAGCCGATCGCTTGGTTTCAATCGATTTTCGCGTAACTTTCGGCAAGCCGGTTCGCATTCGCAACGTGATTATCAGCGGCAACGGCAGGACGCTTGATCGCGTTGCGCGCAGAGAGATATATTTAGCGCCGGGCGATCTCTATAGCTTAACCGATCTAAGAGAGTCTAAATCGGCGCTAAGAAGGCTCGGATATTTTGAGAGCGTCGAGATCGAGGAGCGGCGCGTTAGCGAAGATGAGATGGACCTAGTCGCCGTCGTTAAAGAGACCTCTACGGGCAGTCTGATGGTCGGCGGCGGATATAGCTCCTACGACGGATTTATCATAAACGCCTCGATCAACGATCGCAACCTATTTGGCAGCGGTTACGCCTACTCTTTGGGGATCGACACCTCCAAACGCTCCCGCAGGTATGAAATATCGCTGGCAAACCCAAGAGTGCGAGATTCGGCGTATTCGCTTAGTTTCAGCATATACGACACGCATTACGAGGCTACTACTTATGTGCGGGACACTCAAGGCGGGAGCGTTACGGCAAGCCGCCGGTTTGGGCGTTATTGGAACGGCGGTTTGACGGGAAGCTCGTCGAACAACAAAAACGAATACGACGATCCCGACGATTTTTACGTCAACGGCAGAACGACAAAACTCTCCTTGACGCCGTATGTCGGCTTTGACAATACCGACGACTATTTTGTTCCCCGATCCGGCGTCGCGCTTTCTCAATCGGCGGAGTTCGCGGGTTTTGGAGAGGACGAATCATATACTAGAACAAGCTCTAACTTCGCCTTTTATTATGGCTTTCAGGAGCTAATAGACTACGATCTGATCCTTCGTTATCGCGCCCGCTTTCAGTATGTGGACGCGGACATAAACGACATTAAGAAATATCCGATCGGATCGCGCCTGTTTTTGGGCGGGACGCGATCTATACGCGGCTATCAAAGCGGTTCCGTCGCGCCGTATAGATACGAAAACGGAAAAATAGCCAAAGATAGCGCCGGCGACGCGCGCTATATCGGCGGGACGATGGCGTTTAACAACTCCGTCGAGTTAAGCCTGCCGCTTATAGAGGAATCTCAAATGCGCTTCGCCGTTTTTTACGACTACGGCGCGATCGGAGTCGACGATCTCGATATGAAGCGCAGCAGCTACGGGCTGGCGCTAGAGTGGATCTCGCCGATGGGTCCGCTCCAGTTTATCTGGGCGTGGCCAATCGACGATAAACCCGAAGATACCGTCTCTAATTTTGAATTTACTATGGGGCAGAAGTTTTGATCTTTAGATAATCTTTATCGCGAGATCAAACGGCGGCTTGAAACGGCTAAAAGCCTCGCGGCTTAAATACGAAGCGCCGGCGATCGAAAGCGTAGAGCGATCTAATAAGTAGTCGATCTTAGGACGCTCCATAGCGAGATTGATTGTCCGCGCTATAAACAAAACTAGCGCGAGCCATCTGATCGTTTTTGTATCCGGCAGTATCCTCTCATAATTTTTTGGCGTCGTCCAAGAGGACAGCTCCTTTTTTTGCGCGGTTTTCAAAATTGCGGCTATCAATAGCCGATCGCGATGAGAAAAGCCGTAAGAGAGCCCGTTTCGCGCTAACAAGCTCTCCTGCTCGGCGGCGCGGTAAGGATCGATCGCCGCTCCCGCGCCGGAAAGTTTAGCCGCCTCGATCAGCGCCGCTTTAAAATTGTCGCTCAGGTTATGAAGGCTTTTCAACGTTTCAAAAATTTTAAGAGCGTTAGCGGCGATCCAGCGGGACTGCTTTTTGTCCTCTCCAAAGCGATCTAAAAGGCTTATCAAACTTGGTTTTACGCCGTTTGGCAGCCTTCCTCCGCTTGATCGAAGCATGTCGTTTAAAAACGCGCCCTCGCGCACGCCGGCGCCGCTCGTTATCGTCTCTTTCGCGTCGATCGCTTCGGCGGCGAGTTTGAAGATCAGCGTCCCCTCGCGGATCACGTCGAAACGTTCCTGCTTGAACCCTAGATTTTTCAAGCCGTCAAAATCGCTCTTTACGATCCGATCGAAAAAATCGGCGCGGTTATCCAGCGAAAAGCTAAAGCCGTGCAACGCTTCAAAAGGATAGTTTTCCTCTTTGATAATAGCGTTTGAAAGCGCGCGCATCGTGCCGCCCACGCCGATAATAAGATCGCTCTTAAACTCGGAGGGCAGATCGGCGATTGTCTCTTTAACAAAGCGGATCGCGCTTTTAACGTCGCTCTTTTCGTCAAAAAACAGCTCTTTTAGCCGCACCGTTCCTATATTAAAAGAGATCGTTTGGGCGATTTTGCCGCCTTTTATCAGCGCTAATTCGGTCGAACCGCCGCCAATATCGATCGTAACGCCATCCGTTACCGACAGTAGATTTGCCGCCGCTACGCCGCCAAGCCGCGCCTCCTCTTTTCCGTCGATAACTCGAATCTGCAAGCCGCTCGCTTCGCGCGCTTCGCGCAAAAACTCAAGCCGATTCGGCGCGTCGCGCGTCGCGCTGGTCGCTATAACTATCGTTTTGCGCGCGCCGTATGATTTCGCAAGCCGCGCAAACTCTTTTAAGGCGCCTTTAGCGCGCTCTATCGCCGCCTTTTGCAAAACTCCGCCGTTTTTATAGGCGTTCTCGCTGATCCTAACGCGCGATTTGACCTCTCTTAGCAGGTGAAATCCGTATCGGCTTGTGCGCTCGAAAATCGCCATTCTCGCGCTATTGGAGCCGACGTCGATTACGGCGGTAACGCGCGCCACGCTACTCTTCTTTTTTTGAGTTATTAAATTTCAACGTAAGCTCTTCGGCGCTTTCTATATTATCCGGATCCGGCGTTATGCAATCGACGGGGCAAACCGCCACGCAAGCCGGCTCGTCGTAATGTCCCACGCATTCCGTGCAGGCGTCGGGATCGATAACATAGATCGGATCGCCCTCTTCAATCGCGGCGTTTGGGCATTCGTCGATACATGCGTCGCAAGCGATGCAATCTTCCGTGATGAGCAGAGACATAATTTATTCCTTAGTCCTATATTCAGCTCGCTTTTTACATAACCTATACTTAAAGAGTTGAAAAACGCGAGGTATTTCGCGGCAAAAGAGCGCGGTTCGTCGGACGCGGCGCGTAAAATCAGCCTCGATTGTCCGTTTGACGCAACCGAACGCGCGTTCTTTGCCGACGCTGGAATAACGGCGCGCGCGATAACGACGCTAGGAACGCGGATCGTCATACCCGCTCAAAGCGGTTTTCGCCCGCAATCGCGAAGGAAAGCGGCAATCCATCTCTCTCTCGCTTTCGGCGTATCTGGCGCGATCGGCGCGCAAATTAATGCGCTCGCTCGCAAGCGGTTGCGCCGCGAACCAAAACCGATTATTTCAGCGCAATCGCGCGGCGTTTGGTCAAGATAATTTTGACGCGAAACGCCGATCGCGAAAGCGGCGACTATGTTATTCGCGAAACGCCGCCGTCCTTGCGGATTAGATCGAACTTAAGCTCCCTAAAGCGACGCGCGAAGTTTTGTTATGATCGCAAAAATCAAACAAAGGCTCGAATATGATTAAAACGCTTAGGCTTGGGACAAGCGATCTGATCGTCCCCAACGTATGCCTTGGCACGATGACTTTTGCCTCTCAAACCGACGAGGCGGACGCGCATAGCCAGCTTGATTACGCCGCGCAAAACGGCGTAAACTTTATCGATACGGCGGAGATGTATCCCGTGCCGCCCGACGAAAAAACCTTTAACGAAACCGAAAAGATCGTGGGGCGGTGGCTCAGACGCAAACGGCGCGATAGCGTAACGATCGCGACCAAAATCGCTGGCGCGGGGCGCGGAATGGAGTATTTGCGCGGCGGCAAGCCCTTGCGCGTAAATCGCGAACAGATTCGCGCGGCGCTAGAAGGCTCGCTTAAACGGCTACAGACCGATTATGTCGATTTATATCAGATTCATTGGCCGGATCGCAATCAACCGATGTTTGGGCAATGGCGTTTCGATCCCGCCGCCGAGCGCGAAACGACTCCGATCGAAGAGCAGCTAGAAGCGCTTGACGAACTTGTTAAGGAGGGCAAAATCAGGGCGATCGGCGTGTCAAACGAGCATCCGTGGGGCGTTATGGAGTTTACGCGAATCGCCAAAGCGAACAACCTGCCTTATATCGCCTCCACGCAAAACGCCTACAACCTGTTGAATCGCAAGTTTGAATACGGCTTGGACGAGGCGTGTTGGCGCGAGTCGGTGGGGCTTTTAGCCTATTCGCCGCTTGCGTTCGGACATTTAAGCGCGAAATATCTGGATAATCCGCAGGCAAAAGGACGCATAACGATTTTCGCGGATAGAGGTTACGGCGAGCGCTACGAGCGTCCCGCCGTGCAAAGCGCCGTGAGAGCCTATGCCGATTTAGCGCGGTCAAACGGTTTAACGCCGACGCGTTTGGCGCTGTTTTTTGTCGTAAGCCGACCTTTTGTATCCTCTACCATTTTGGGCGCGTCTAGCTTGGCGCAACTAAAGGAGGATATAAGCGCGTGCGCCGAGCCGATCGAAGG
Protein-coding regions in this window:
- the bamA gene encoding outer membrane protein assembly factor BamA, producing the protein MRAIALFICFVVVSQAKIYQEIRFDSLARLSPQTATEIIGFSAGEDINQKAINEAIRKLFAQEYFTDIVVDEPSNGVLRFKFVEKPVIARIDFKGVSETERNDKYMPVFGIKKGEIYDERRIEAAKKRLVILAQSEGYYDTLAEVVPTFEANKVYLEVTYAKGSQITIKESRFNGANSFDKNDLQKKLANKEAQFMGWFPGRSNGALRLLELPYDGARLKDFYLSNGYLDAEISDPFLEVDFDTYFATLEYDVIEGEPYNVDKITITAVDRRVDFSYMIEDLKLKTGRRFSSEKMRSDIDKIFEEAAQDGYAFARVSPDIRKDEADRLVSIDFRVTFGKPVRIRNVIISGNGRTLDRVARREIYLAPGDLYSLTDLRESKSALRRLGYFESVEIEERRVSEDEMDLVAVVKETSTGSLMVGGGYSSYDGFIINASINDRNLFGSGYAYSLGIDTSKRSRRYEISLANPRVRDSAYSLSFSIYDTHYEATTYVRDTQGGSVTASRRFGRYWNGGLTGSSSNNKNEYDDPDDFYVNGRTTKLSLTPYVGFDNTDDYFVPRSGVALSQSAEFAGFGEDESYTRTSSNFAFYYGFQELIDYDLILRYRARFQYVDADINDIKKYPIGSRLFLGGTRSIRGYQSGSVAPYRYENGKIAKDSAGDARYIGGTMAFNNSVELSLPLIEESQMRFAVFYDYGAIGVDDLDMKRSSYGLALEWISPMGPLQFIWAWPIDDKPEDTVSNFEFTMGQKF
- a CDS encoding aldo/keto reductase, with the protein product MTFASQTDEADAHSQLDYAAQNGVNFIDTAEMYPVPPDEKTFNETEKIVGRWLRRKRRDSVTIATKIAGAGRGMEYLRGGKPLRVNREQIRAALEGSLKRLQTDYVDLYQIHWPDRNQPMFGQWRFDPAAERETTPIEEQLEALDELVKEGKIRAIGVSNEHPWGVMEFTRIAKANNLPYIASTQNAYNLLNRKFEYGLDEACWRESVGLLAYSPLAFGHLSAKYLDNPQAKGRITIFADRGYGERYERPAVQSAVRAYADLARSNGLTPTRLALFFVVSRPFVSSTILGASSLAQLKEDISACAEPIEGELAKRLLSEIDRIHLTHSNPAP
- a CDS encoding Ppx/GppA family phosphatase produces the protein MARVTAVIDVGSNSARMAIFERTSRYGFHLLREVKSRVRISENAYKNGGVLQKAAIERAKGALKEFARLAKSYGARKTIVIATSATRDAPNRLEFLREAREASGLQIRVIDGKEEARLGGVAAANLLSVTDGVTIDIGGGSTELALIKGGKIAQTISFNIGTVRLKELFFDEKSDVKSAIRFVKETIADLPSEFKSDLIIGVGGTMRALSNAIIKEENYPFEALHGFSFSLDNRADFFDRIVKSDFDGLKNLGFKQERFDVIREGTLIFKLAAEAIDAKETITSGAGVREGAFLNDMLRSSGGRLPNGVKPSLISLLDRFGEDKKQSRWIAANALKIFETLKSLHNLSDNFKAALIEAAKLSGAGAAIDPYRAAEQESLLARNGLSYGFSHRDRLLIAAILKTAQKKELSSWTTPKNYERILPDTKTIRWLALVLFIARTINLAMERPKIDYLLDRSTLSIAGASYLSREAFSRFKPPFDLAIKII
- a CDS encoding YfhL family 4Fe-4S dicluster ferredoxin — encoded protein: MSLLITEDCIACDACIDECPNAAIEEGDPIYVIDPDACTECVGHYDEPACVAVCPVDCITPDPDNIESAEELTLKFNNSKKEE